Genomic segment of Dromiciops gliroides isolate mDroGli1 chromosome 3, mDroGli1.pri, whole genome shotgun sequence:
CAGAGCAAGATTCAGacccaaataattttaaaaagaatagtagtcattaaaaataaataaaccagctAAGTGTAACAGGGTATAGAGTGCAGGGTATagtcagaaggagctgagttcaaaatctgTTTCATActttgtatgatcctggacaagtcactttacttctataTAATGGACttaaatggtggggcagctagatggcgcagtggatagagcaccggccctggattcaggaatacctgagttcaaatccagcctcagacacttaacacttactagctgtgtgaccctgggcaagtcacttagccccaattgcccctcaaaaaaacccaaaaacaaacaaacaaaaataatggacTTAAATGAAATACAATACCCAAAGTACTTTGGAAGCCTTTAAGTTttatctaaatgctagctattattaataccAGTACTGCTAAAGTCATGGAgtggttgtggggatcaaatacaaacactTTTTTAATGTAAACTATTGTTAATAACATCTACCTTGGTTTAGGTAAACAGCAATCTCTAGCTCATTATTTCAGATACTAAAAGGCTATTTCAGATTAGGACTTTATTGGGACTTTATAAAGCAAGAAACTATTGCTCATCAAAATGAATAGAAATCCCAAATTAACCCTAGTGGCTGATTTTGACTTTGGTAAAAGAAGAAAGCAATTAAAAGCTAACTTAAAGCTAAATCTGTTGAGTGTTGGAGAAGACTCACTATTGGACAGGAATTTTGAAAGCAATGTTTAGCTAGGAGTGGAAACAAACAATAGAAAAATTGGATACAactttaaatattaatatattacatattccATTCTTTATTTACCCATGCTGGAGGGAAATGCTGGTGGAGAATCCAAAAGAATGGGCGGCCCCAAAATATATAACATAACCAAGCCACAGACATTATTTTTACAACAGCAACAGTTTGATCTTACTAATTATTTGTTTAGACcagggagtccatgaacttaaaattttttaaataatgtatttttaaaataatgtattttaaaagagatgatgtatttcattataattggtttcctttgtaatgttatGTATGTCATTGTATACATTTGAAAACATCATTCTGCAGAGGGTtccatagacttcatcagactACCAAAGAGGTCCATGGTGGGGGAAAGGTTAAGAACTGCTGGTTTAGACTAATATGAAATTAGGAACAAGAATATGACAGGGTACAGAGGTGGCTGAAGAGACATAATTaacttgtttaaatttttttctgcaaATAATTCACAAATGAATAGTTGAGctgagtcatttaaaatattcacttTTAAATTTCAGAGGTTTGAAGCTTCTGAGAAATTTGATCTTGCTAGATATAAACTTAGCATATTTGtcaagatttcttttcttttcttttccaacatAAATCAATCAGGGTCCTGACTGAGCACAGTCTATCCTAATGTACTTAGCTACATATCAGGAAAGATTCACTTTACTCACAGTCACAAGCACAAACCCTGAAAGCCACAGCATTCTTTTGAATTGTTCCTTTGTACCAAGAGTTTTGTTCATGGTGATTCTGACATTTACATGCATAGAATTTGCCTCTCCTACTCTGACTTTCTGGGTCATAACATCTGTGACACcactaaaaaggaaaacatagatATTTTGGATATTTGCTTATGAAAATGAGTGATGAAGTTGTTGTAGAGAGGGTTTTTTGAGGGGTCCCTCCTATGACTGTCTCAAGTCCCCAAGGCTGTTTCACACCCCACATATGCTTACATAAATATACCATCTATAAATAGCCACCTGCATGAAATGAAAGATGGGAGAGTTAGGACAGCTTTACCCAGTGAAATTACAGGACACAGTCTTACAGCTGTTGTGTCCATTTATTCCCACCAACCTGAATTTCTAACATCTCCAATCTATATTCACACACATTCCATACATTTCAGCTTTTGAAGACAATGTGTTTGCAGAGACTTAAaaaagatatgtgtatatacatatatgtgtgtgtatatatatatttcttataaagcTGACTTAAAAGTAGTATAGGAGGTATGTTTGTGTGTAGCAAGTTTTTGTTTTATAGAAGTaaagaaaatttgttttcacaagtGTTTCTATTCCTTATCTAGGGATTAACACCAGACCCCTGccagttttttttcttcaactaTACTCAGGAGCCCtttccaaaaaaacccaccaagttCTCCTTTACCCATTTTCTGACAAAATCCTTctgaagaaaaaatactgcacTTCCAAACCTTCTTGGGTAAGAATCCAACTGTAAGAAATTCACTTTGGTATGCATAGATGGCAACAAGGACAAAAATATGCCTGGACACCTTTAGGAAGGAACATTATTTGTCTTCTGAGAAGGCAGGTAGTAATTTAGACATATACAGCTCTAGTACACAAAACACCAAGCATTTCTCAGCCTTTCAGGGCCCTGAAAGAGCTGTGACTACTAATAAAACAGGAGGCAAATTTACAGAAGCAAAGTCACAGTTCTCTAAATAGAAGGGACTAAGTCCTTCAGCACTTAATTTGTGAATCAAAAAGCCCTATTGGGACCCTTCCACCCCCACTAAAAACAAACACTCTTAACAGCAGGCATTAGTAAGAGTGTTCAGTGGAATGTGTGTCTTAACATAAAAGGTGTcactttatgagaaaaaaaaaaaactcagacaATCCTTAGGAGAATTGAAGTCATGTTTCTTCCTTCATGCAGAAATCTTCACAGGTTAAAATGACTTCACACTCATTACAATGCTCAAAACCCAAGAGGATCCTAAAGGGAAGATATCCTGCTCTCAAATGCAGAGCTcagagatgaagaaagcaaagtctGACCCTACTATCTGTCTTTCTTGTGTGGATGGACTCCCACTAGCAATGGGTTTagctgctgtttttttttaaacaacccaGTTTCTATAATAAGTTTATAGTCTTTGTGTGAGGAGACGGAGAGGAAAACTCAATTtctagaagtaaaaaaaaatcatatttgggGCCAGTTGATATAGTACACAATGAACAACAAACTACAGTtgttaagagagagagagcaaacagGATTCCttactttcaaaaagaaaagggaggtgggcTAGTAGAAGAAAGTCTAGTTGATTTGACACTGAAAGAGACAgcaccaaacaaataaaaaaacccactGGAAGACCTTCATCATTTCTCCCTTGTTACTGTTTAAATATCAGATTATTTAAACCATGCAGCTTTCTCTGTCAAATCATCGTGGAAGTTGGTTTCAAAGTTAGGCTCCCCTGCAAGGGGAAAGAATGACTTTGGTGACTTATGAGGCCCCCCTGGGGTCAGAAGTTTATTCTATTCCTGGTTGAGCTGCAGACTTCCCTGCCCCCTCAGGGAATCACTTGACCTGTCTCAGTTTACCTAACTAGaaggtggtaataataataataatagctcaaattTATGTAGCAGGAGCTACTTCCCCCTTCACAAGGATCCTGAAAGGTAGAGAGTAAGAAAGGTACTATGCTTTAACCTATAAAGCATCACATGAAAGCTATTATGAAAATACACTGGCCACTTGCATGAAAAATGGCTTGTTTTTACATAAACCTTACATTAGGAGAATTTATTTGTCATACTTTATATTACTGAAGACTaagcaggggaaaaaagacagCTAGTTAAAATATCACAGAAAAATCACAAATTTATATGCCAAAGAAATCTTTCAAATATCCTCTGAATATGAATCTTACTGGGGAAGAAGGTTTCTATTGTCTGtctttaaaagaatatttatagcgTGCTCTTATAACGCCATCTAAATATGTCTAaactgtgaaaagaaaaaaaatggtttgtATTAAGTAGaggctgaaaaaaaatcaaataagaatacAACCAGGAAacttgaaaaatgctttataccacccctttccccccttttaaagCAAACTACCCTTCTTTTTACTTACTCTACTTATTAGATCCACTGAACACTTATTATTGAATTTTACCGTCTTTCATCACAACATAAAGGAACACAAAACCAAATAAGCATTcagatttacatttttaaaaaaatttatttgtgatCTGTACATGTGGTAAAGTGGGGAGCCTCATTTATAGACTTTCAgaggcaaaaaccaaaaaatccaaagtaaaaatgtataaatacaatatatatcTTCTTACAAAAATGGGAGATTTACAAAATATACATACTGCAATTGTCTCTTCTATTTTACAATTTTCACATGCActtgagagagacaacatgaatgATGCCACAGTTTGAGAGCTGGTAATGCTCTGTAAGGATTTGATTTGGAGATTCTAGGGGCTAGAATGTCAGTTTTTCCTCCCTTTAATTAACCTGGCAGCTCTGATCTCCAGCACTTCATATATAAAGTTAGTTTCCAAATAGTGACAGTATCCTCTACAGAATTACTGTTAGGAAACATTGTGGAGAGTAGGATAGGAGGGCAGTGTCCAACAGTGGAGAAGAAAAGGCTACACTGGGATTCTCTGTAAAATCAGTAATTAGGCAAAACCCATGAAAGTTATACTCCAGGAAACTTTGCAAAAGAATCCATGTTCTACcccaagataaaacaaaacaaacaaaaaaaacaagaaagaaggaaacatgaTTTAAGATGAATAAATTTAAGTCATCTAGTACATttcaaaagaactgtggaattacTTTGAAGTTTACCTTTTAATCACTTTTCCTAAAAAATGGGGCCCACAAAATGAACTTTCCTCTTTTGGTTTTAGGAGAGATTAATCTTGATCACTTTAACAGTGCTCTCATCTTTCCAGATTACAatcccccacaaaaataaaagtctgtGGGTCAGCATACGCatgttttaaaaacagatttatggatggaactaaaaaaaaaaaaggacaaaatggTTCTTTATGGTTTAAACTTTTCCTTTATCACAGGACTCAAGGCATTATGCTTTTCCTTTCATCTAGAAAGgttcaaatagaaaaaagaaagcctaAATACAGGCTTATAAGGAGAAGGGATATAAAGGGAGAGATTTCTCTGAACATTTTAGCAGCGCTTGCTATGTCAGGTGTTCTGAATTAAATTCCCAGTTTAAGACAAATagagtaacaacaaaaaaataaaaacccccaaacaacccAACCCTACCCTTCAGTTTCCTTTAAACCAGAAAATTTAAGATTAAGCAAGAgtataaaaatacttttactttttaaataaaggaaatgatcATCTATACTAAATTAGCATCCAAAGGTAAACTTCTGATCTTTAGGGGGGGGGCGGGCTACTTTGTCAAAGAAAGTTGCCCTCTTTAGTTATATCTTTCCACTCACacttttttgtttcctcttttgtgtCTGGCAACAAAGACAAGGAGTTgggttatttgttttttgttttaaaagcagCATTCTGGTTGTGAAAAGAAGTGTTGTGACCTGTTGCTTTTCAACATAAAGAACATTATTAAATACTTCATTCCCTACCAATACAATTTAAAAGTGGAGATTTGGGGAAGAGGGCAAGCAAAAGGTGCCGATTATCTTAGAAAAGTTATAGCTGAGGCATCCAGAGCAGCCTGGTTCTTTTTTAGGAACTCCACTCGGTTCTTTAACATATAGAATAGGATTTAAAATTATTGCCTCTCAAGATTTTCAAATGCTTATTTTACACGACTTGAAAGGAGTAAGGGACTGAAACAGAAgtcggggagggggaggagagggaattgGATAGAAGGAGACTAATGTCTGACCCTGGAAATTAACCCATCTGGGCTCCAGTTTGGCCCTAGTGAAAAGAGATTATGGTTTGACCACTGCTTGACAAGGACACTGCATGGGGTCCTCCCTTCTCCCAACAAAGCCGCAGCAGACACAGCTTTACCTTTCACCCGGGCACCACAGGAGTTAGACAAGCAACTTTCCTTGGAGCAGAGAGCCAACAGTACTGCCCCAGAGTTCAGCCCCCTGAGAGGGGGAAGCCTTCAGAATCTCTTCTTCAGGATTTTCTTTGCCGGACCAATGTCCTACTGTACCtttaagtgatttttaaattattattattattctcgtGGAAGTCTGTATCCAGAGTGtctcttctccccgcccccccccccaacctccccaaCGTAAAAGTCTTTACATTCAAGGCTCCCTTGTTCAACCCACCCCTCTGCCAGGCTCTGCAACCAAGACTACAGAATGTTCTTtggtgaagggaaggaggggagggagtttgaaacaaaacaaaaaagaaaatgcgaAAAGTTCTTTCCCCAGCCTCCCCTCCGCCCCGCAGCGGATTTGGTGGGGATGGGAGGCTGGACAGGAGGCCAGAGCCGGGCCGGTTCATACCGCGGTCTCCCCTTTGCTGCTGTGACTAAGTCTGTGATAAAAGCGACGCCACGACTGCAGGGTCTTGCCCGACCAGATCCAGAAGCCGGTGGTGATGCCCACGATCATGGTCATTAAGTACTTGATCATGAAGACCGTAAAGTCAGGGCTCATGGGGGGGAAGTGACCCGGGGGACAGGGCACGGCATAGCTTTTACAAGTCTGCAGCAGCCAGGTGCGCTCCCAATGCTCCCGGAACGCCTGCTCGTAGAAATAGCAGGCCAGGACGATGGTGGCCGGCACGGTGTAGAGCACGCTGAAGACCCCGATGCGCACCATGAGCTTCTCCAGCTTCTCAGTCTTGGTGCCATCATGCTTCATGATGGTGCGGATGCGGAAGAGGGACACGAAGCCGGCCAGCAGAAAGGAGGTGCCGATGAAGAGGTAGACGAAGAGCGGGGCCAGCACAAAGCCCCGCAGCGCATCCACGCTGGACAGGCCCACGTAGCACACCCCACTCAGCAGGTCGCCGTCCACCTGCCCCATGGCCAAAATGGTGATGGTCTTCACGGCCGGCACGGCCCAGGCGGCCAGGTGGAAGTACTGGGAGTTGGCTTCGATGGCTTCGTGGCCCCACTTCATGCCGGCCGCCAGGAACCAGGTGAGGGAGAGGATGACCCACCAGATGGAGCTGGCCATGCCGAAGAAGTAAAGCACCATGAAGAGGATGGTGCAGCCCTCCTTCTTAGTGCCCTGCGCCACCGTGCGGTAGCCCTCCTCCGAGAAGCGCTCCACGCACACGGCCCGGTCCTCCAGAAGGAAGCCGGCCACGTGGGCCACCGCCACCATGAAGTAGCAGCCGGACAGGAAGATGATGGGCCGCTCGGGGTAGCTGAAGCGCCGCATGTCCACCAAGTAGGTGAGCACGGTGAAGAGCGTGGAGGCGCAGCACAGCACGGACCACACGCCCACCCACAACCGGGCAAAGCGCCTCTCCTCCTCCTTAAAGTACATGAGCCCGTTGGCCCGACTCGGCTCGCAAGGGGCCCCGCAGTCCCGCTCTCCCAGGAAGCGGTAGCCCAGGTAGGGCGGCACCTTCAGCTGCCGGGggcaggagaaagggaaggagggacgTCCGCGCCCCTGGGGCTGCGCCGTGAAGGGCAGGTCGGGCAGGTAGGGCGCCGTGGGGTAGGCGGTGGGCCCTCCGCCCGCGCCTCCAGCGCTGTCCGATGTGTTCTGCCCCACACAGATCTCGCCCGCCCCGTGCACCGGGAAGTTTTCGCAACGGAGCCGCTCG
This window contains:
- the FZD7 gene encoding frizzled-7; the protein is MLGLGTAVPSASLGLCALVGAALLGLLPAGSGAQPYHGEKGISVPDHGFCQPISIPLCTDIAYNQTILPNLLGHTNQEDAGLEVHQFYPLVKVQCSPELRFFLCSMYAPVCTVLEQAIPPCRSLCERARQGCEALMNKFGFQWPERLRCENFPVHGAGEICVGQNTSDSAGGAGGGPTAYPTAPYLPDLPFTAQPQGRGRPSFPFSCPRQLKVPPYLGYRFLGERDCGAPCEPSRANGLMYFKEEERRFARLWVGVWSVLCCASTLFTVLTYLVDMRRFSYPERPIIFLSGCYFMVAVAHVAGFLLEDRAVCVERFSEEGYRTVAQGTKKEGCTILFMVLYFFGMASSIWWVILSLTWFLAAGMKWGHEAIEANSQYFHLAAWAVPAVKTITILAMGQVDGDLLSGVCYVGLSSVDALRGFVLAPLFVYLFIGTSFLLAGFVSLFRIRTIMKHDGTKTEKLEKLMVRIGVFSVLYTVPATIVLACYFYEQAFREHWERTWLLQTCKSYAVPCPPGHFPPMSPDFTVFMIKYLMTMIVGITTGFWIWSGKTLQSWRRFYHRLSHSSKGETAV